CTAAAACCTGAAAATGACATAGTTGTCAATTGAGATCCACTCGTCACTCACATGTCTGTTAAAGGAACTGGCCAAATCACATACCACATGCCAATCTCAACTGCACTGATTACTCCAGGGCCTGATTTAGTATTTAAGGAACAAGATGTAGTGCATGAATTCTAAACACCTTTGACTGAAGAAACACTCCTTTTGTCCAATTTTATATGACATTATTTGATTGGACAAGAAGTTTTGCGAATTTAGACTTATATATTATAATAgtgtatacaacaacaacaacaacccagtgaaatcccacaacgtgggtctggggagggtaaagtgtacgcagaccttgcttctaccaaggtaggacggctgtttttgAGAgacctcggctcaaaagaaacCATCACATaactttgaaatttgaattcttGAAAGTTGTGAAAGTAATTTAAATGGAATATGTCAAACATTTTTGGGACATGCCAAACTataagagtatcatgtaaaTTGGGACGGAAGTAGTAGTAATTAGTAGGTATTATATCTTTGCTTTTTGAAGATGATGTTGCAATTGACACAATTCCAACTGGATTACTGCAGTGTCAGTTTCAGCTGATGGGCGGAGtaagttttttttccttttcctgcAAAGGACTAAAGAAGCCATGACGGCAGATGATCACTGACTAATCTTTTGAAGCCTTATGTTATGACACAACTCACAGGATCATCTTCTTGACTGGGATGTGATCTAGATAGCCCCCTAGTCGAGTACGATAGAAAGAATCTCATCATTTTGTGTCTCCAACAATTTTATCCCCTCTTTACTTCCTAGAGTATAGCTTCACCTAGGGACAAACTCACTGCTCCATTGAAGTTTCTGAACTTGGGAACGactcttcttttatttgttttgcCCCCTTAATATTTGTTTTCCGAAATAAAAAGTTTCTGTTACTTCGTTTTATTTACAAAACAATATAGGTATTAATAAAATTCTGTAAAATTAAGACATGGAAGGCCAAATTCCTATGAGCAGCCTATTTGAGCTGAAGATGTAATGCAGCATTCGTTTTCTTGTGAGAGGGTATGTATAAATCTTGATGCACATGATTTGATGGCATGCACTATGTACTCATGTAGATTCAATGATAGGAGTTGAATAGAGTGACATCGTCTACTGATCTATGGTTCTATGATCACCAAACTAGCCAACTCGATCTAGAACTACATGAAAGAGTTATGGCTAGGATTTGCATGTGTAGGCAGGGAggtatttgtttttttatatgGTCAACCCATGCCAAGTGAACCAGATTGTTTCTGAGCTCAACTAACTAATGAAGATAGAATTCGCCTGGAAGGGAACACGATTTATGCTAGGGGATACTTACTGAAAAATTGACTTACATGTtgaattgagaaaaaaaaatacaggcATTGATTTCTGATAAGGCTGTAGAAATAGGATGATGCCAGCCCTTTTATTCTTTGCATGCTCCTTATTTGGTTATCTTaaagttttctttttttaactttaCCAGAACAGAATAATAAAAGAATTGTTCTTGCGCTTCAAAGTGGATTAAAGAGGGAGCTGACATGGGCATTAAATGTCCTCACTTTGCTATCATTCAAGGAGAAAGATGAAGTTCGCAAGGATGCGACTCCTCTTGCCAAAATTCCTGGATTGCTTGATGCTCTGCTTCAAGTTGTATGTTTCTTCATATCTACCCCACAACATGATTCCCATGTAACTTCTGTTTGTTccttactttttattttattatcatgcCGATGATGACAATATTTCTGTTAAACAGATAGATGATTGGCGTGATATAGCCTTACCAAGGGTACTCGTAAAGGCACCTCGTGTCCGGCTTTTGGGTGCAAATTCAGTGGTTACTGGATTTGGACTTGAATATGAAGCATTGAACTCGAATGAATCTGTTCCCAATACTAGGTAATTCCGGATGGTTTCAAAACCCCCGTCTCTTTCTTTTTAATGCCTTTATTACTTTAATCTTTTAAAGTTATTTATTCCACTGCATGAGATCTCTGTAATGGTTTGTAATCCTGGTTCTGGAGCTGCCAACAGAGAGTCATCTGTTCGGAATAGTACTGCCAAGTCTCGCCCCACGGGTTTGTGGTTTGAGGAAGATGGCCTATTTAATTTGGATGAGGAGGGGCGGATAGAGAAACAGCAGTTTGCTGTTGCTGCTTCAAACATTGTTCGCAACTTCTCTTTTATGCCAGATAATGAAGTCATCATGGGCCAGCACAGACATTGCTTAGAAACTCTATTCCAATGTCTGGCAGATTATGTCACAGGTAGGAGAGAAGTTTAGTTTGATATTTATGATCTCTGTGTTGTGCTTACAAGCTTGCCATCTATGATGTGGCGCTTTTCTATGGGAAGTTATAATGTTGATATATATGGTTTCTGTGTTGTGCAGTTGTGCTTACAAGCTTGTCATTTATGATATGGTTATTTGTATTATAATGGTCCCCTCACCTAATACATTTACTACCCCTTTTTCTTAAGTCTTGATGGTTATAATTTGCAGATGTTGATTTTGTCTTTCTTGACAAGTCGAAGTCTCCAATTATGCCTTGTATTTCCATTGAGAACCTATATGAGAACATATTTCCGGACTGCGATATAGCTTTCAGACCTGTTCAGCCTATCCCCTTCACAGAACTATTGAATGTCTTGTGCTTTTCTATTTGATGCTTTCAATTCAAAGCTTGAATTTAATGTTCCCCCACTAGCTTGGTAAAGTCTAAAGAAATGTCTTGGAATCTATTAGAGGTGTCCTATCCATTGTGTAACACATTGATTTTAGTGTACCTGCGCAGCTATTTTTCTGTTGTTCCTAGTCTCTGGACTTATGTTTGCACTATTCCATAATTTCGATAGACTTGCTTATATTCACCCTGCATCTCACTGCGCTTCCTGCCCTTTAAAAGGACAccttaaaaagaataaaagggcagcccggtgcactaaagctctcgctatgcgcagggtctggggaagggcccgaccacaagggtctattgtacgcagccttaccttgcatttgaTAGGTCCTATTCTGAACAGAGAAAAGGCAATTGGAATATGTTAGGAAATACAGTTCTCTATGCCTGAACATTAAGTGTTTTCTGTAATTTTCTTTTAAGCTCTTTTCTTATACAATTTGTCATCTTTTTGCTTTTATGTTAACAGAGGATGAAGAACTTGTCACAAATGCTCTCGAGACTATAGTGAATATAGGTCCATTGATAGATCTACGGATCTTCAGTTCCTCAAAACCTTCTTTTATCAAAATGACGTAAGATTATCACTTGTAGTTGTTATttctattatattattttatgtcaaCACTGTAATTGAGTTTCTTGATCCTTATACAGGGAGAAACGTGCAGTCCAGGCCCTCATGGGAGTGCTAGGATCTGCTGTTAAGGCCTGGCATTGTGCTGCCGCTGAATTAATTGGTCGTCTTATAATAAATCCTGATAATGAACCTTTCCTACTTCCTTCTGCTTCGCAGgttgatctttttttttttgacattcCCTATTCTAGAGTTGCTAAATGTATCCTGTGAATATTCAGAAAGCCCATTGACCTTAATTTATGGCGTCACAGATTTATAAACGTTTAGTTGATATCATGAGCCAACCGGCTACTGATGCTCAAGCAGCTGCTATTGGTGCATTATATAACCTTTCAGAAATAAATATGGACTGCCGTTTGAAGCTTGCTAGTGAACGATGGTGAGACAGGCAATCTGACCAAGTCACaactttttattaagttattATCTGAATGACTTATCCACCACATTAAACTTCAGGGCTATTGATAGACTGTTGAAGGTAATTAAGATGCCACATCCAGTGCCAGAAGTGTGCAGGAAAGCAGCAACGATTTTGGAAAACCTTGTATCAGAGCCACAGAACAAGCCCCTCCTGCTAGTGCATGAAAATGCATTCGCGGAGATGCTTTTTGGTGACCCAAGATACTCAGACATATTTGCCAGGATACTGTACGAACTGACATCACGGCCAAGCAACAAAATGGCATCAGCTCGAGGGATCTGGGGCATGTAACATCAAAACATACAAGGTACTTTATTTGGTGATATTTCGTCTGAAATATGTTGTTGTAGATAGATTAAAATGTGATTAGTTAAGCATATGCTTTTGTTGTAAACCTAACGTTAATTCACCTCAGAAGTGCAATATATATGTTACCATAGGTTttccatttctggccttcattTTATTCGAAGCTGTTAGAACTTTGAATTACTATTTGCTTatataaattacaaaaaaacaTTTTTGCATTACTCTTCCTTATCCATTGCAGATAATGAACTTTATTTTTCGTTTATTACCTCCTCCTTGTAACCTAATGGGTTCTTCTATCGGCATTCGTTTTCCTCCAGGTTTTACATTTTCCGTTATTATTTCTGGATTTACCCTAAATACTCACTCGGATAATCATATAGAGCATCTGGTTGGAGGTCCGGC
This DNA window, taken from Solanum dulcamara chromosome 3, daSolDulc1.2, whole genome shotgun sequence, encodes the following:
- the LOC129883067 gene encoding armadillo repeat-containing protein LFR-like — its product is MQKREQSKLSGSTGGSVGPPAKRGRPFGSGSGNAAAAAAAAAAAAAADSAAPSTLLGPSLQVHSAFAEQNNKRIVLALQSGLKRELTWALNVLTLLSFKEKDEVRKDATPLAKIPGLLDALLQVIDDWRDIALPRVLVKAPRVRLLGANSVVTGFGLEYEALNSNESVPNTRESSVRNSTAKSRPTGLWFEEDGLFNLDEEGRIEKQQFAVAASNIVRNFSFMPDNEVIMGQHRHCLETLFQCLADYVTEDEELVTNALETIVNIGPLIDLRIFSSSKPSFIKMTEKRAVQALMGVLGSAVKAWHCAAAELIGRLIINPDNEPFLLPSASQIYKRLVDIMSQPATDAQAAAIGALYNLSEINMDCRLKLASERWAIDRLLKVIKMPHPVPEVCRKAATILENLVSEPQNKPLLLVHENAFAEMLFGDPRYSDIFARILYELTSRPSNKMASARGIWGM